The following are encoded together in the Halopiger aswanensis genome:
- a CDS encoding DNA-methyltransferase — translation MTENESEDSVVPYPDADLSVERPTIHESDARDVPQEDDSVDIIFTSPPYWQKRDYGFEDQIGQEETPEEFIDTLIDCMDEWNRVLKPNGSLFLNIGDTYDNRSLVGIPEMLMQAARENGWLVRNKILWAKPSGMPEPAPNRLANRHEYIFHFTRNNEYYYDLHAYSKEYGNGSNPGDIWNVGFDRNTGDHLAPFPSELPERALTMAGPRAVCSECGQPLERKMVRTTKLDESRDQARRAMEIYEESDLTEEHIRAVQAVGISDAGKAMEIQDGTGRNADDVQELADEAKEVLGGYFREFTFPKKETGGWEGCDCDAPTEPGVAMDPFMGSGTTLQAALKMGLNAVGVDLDPVEDFQMPIQAKSKIESESS, via the coding sequence ATGACTGAGAACGAGTCTGAGGATTCCGTTGTTCCATATCCGGATGCGGATCTTTCTGTTGAGAGGCCAACGATTCACGAAAGTGATGCAAGGGATGTCCCGCAAGAGGATGATTCTGTGGATATTATTTTTACATCGCCTCCGTATTGGCAGAAGCGTGACTACGGTTTTGAGGACCAAATTGGGCAGGAAGAGACGCCCGAGGAGTTCATCGATACGTTGATTGATTGTATGGATGAGTGGAACCGGGTTTTGAAGCCGAATGGTTCTCTATTCCTGAATATCGGTGACACGTACGATAACCGGAGTTTGGTTGGTATTCCCGAGATGCTAATGCAGGCTGCTCGTGAGAACGGGTGGCTTGTCCGGAATAAGATTCTGTGGGCGAAGCCGAGTGGGATGCCGGAGCCTGCTCCGAACAGGTTGGCAAATCGCCACGAGTACATTTTCCATTTCACCCGTAACAACGAGTATTACTACGATCTGCACGCTTACTCGAAGGAGTACGGTAACGGCTCGAATCCTGGAGACATCTGGAACGTAGGTTTCGACCGGAATACTGGTGATCACTTGGCTCCTTTCCCGTCTGAGCTTCCGGAGCGTGCGTTGACGATGGCAGGTCCTCGTGCTGTATGCAGTGAGTGCGGTCAGCCGTTGGAGCGGAAGATGGTTCGTACGACGAAACTGGATGAGAGCAGAGATCAGGCTCGGCGTGCGATGGAGATCTACGAGGAGTCAGATCTGACTGAGGAGCATATCCGTGCTGTGCAGGCAGTCGGTATCTCTGATGCTGGTAAGGCGATGGAGATTCAGGATGGTACGGGCCGGAATGCTGACGATGTCCAAGAACTAGCTGATGAGGCGAAGGAAGTCCTCGGCGGGTATTTCCGTGAGTTCACGTTCCCGAAGAAGGAGACGGGCGGCTGGGAGGGCTGTGATTGTGATGCTCCTACGGAGCCTGGTGTTGCTATGGACCCGTTCATGGGTTCAGGCACGACCCTTCAGGCGGCGTTGAAGATGGGTTTGAACGCTGTCGGCGTGGACCTTGATCCTGTAGAGGATTTCCAGATGCCCATTCAGGCCAAGTCAAAGATCGAAAGTGAGTCTTCATGA
- a CDS encoding McrB family protein: MTEYVLTEEAAREAFWELTDIEIHRSFPGYLGLKWASSKAGTTDGFQFEYNDFFDTFFKIREQAVGKPYVIPFNPNEDPDAETENMWLQNNAAGSYGPSYNGVTFGSMVEDVSGRATSADWELVDDYWTVVRDDMLEGDSIPVELVAAFLLRDFVIEMDDPGAEGLVEAFQDEFGYDESDSDYNALYLTDTGHIDADNFEQYDSSMGSGSGTDASTSSKLQGKARDMDPADLGLLGTTGPSLDLDDIDIDGLSDDTSFDRDDVEDWLIGLKRKKQAIFYGPPGTGKTFTAKKIADELVEGTDGFTDILQFHQNYEYEDFIQGIRPSTDGSDLSYSLESGTFLDFCEEAGERSSPCVLIIDEINRADLSAVFGELMYLLEYREDDVQLAQSQVDEDDSYLEENGFEIPDNVYIIGTMNTADRSIALVDFALRRRFAFLKLPPNWSVLREKFSASGVDVDDLVNVMESVNGDINDQNYELGHTYFLEASDRDEVRNIWELEIVPYLEEFFVDQQKKVDNNYTWDEITSSSSFDL; the protein is encoded by the coding sequence ATGACGGAATACGTCCTGACCGAGGAAGCAGCCAGAGAAGCCTTCTGGGAGCTTACTGACATCGAGATCCACCGCAGCTTTCCAGGGTACCTTGGGTTGAAGTGGGCCTCGTCGAAGGCTGGGACCACGGACGGCTTTCAGTTCGAGTACAACGACTTCTTTGACACCTTTTTCAAGATCCGCGAGCAGGCGGTCGGGAAGCCTTACGTAATTCCGTTTAATCCAAATGAGGATCCCGATGCCGAAACCGAGAACATGTGGCTGCAGAACAACGCTGCTGGCTCCTACGGTCCTTCTTACAACGGTGTAACCTTCGGCAGTATGGTCGAAGATGTCTCTGGGCGTGCTACCAGTGCTGACTGGGAGTTGGTGGACGATTACTGGACAGTCGTCCGGGACGACATGCTGGAAGGAGACAGTATCCCGGTTGAGTTGGTGGCCGCATTTCTTCTTCGAGACTTCGTGATCGAGATGGACGACCCGGGTGCAGAAGGGCTTGTTGAAGCCTTCCAGGACGAGTTTGGGTACGACGAAAGCGATTCCGACTACAATGCACTGTACCTGACCGATACTGGTCACATCGACGCTGACAATTTCGAGCAGTACGATTCATCGATGGGTAGCGGCTCCGGCACCGATGCTTCAACCAGTTCGAAATTGCAAGGGAAGGCGCGTGATATGGATCCTGCCGATCTCGGCCTTCTGGGGACTACGGGGCCGAGTCTTGACCTTGATGACATCGATATTGACGGCTTGAGCGACGACACCAGTTTCGACCGTGATGATGTCGAGGATTGGTTGATCGGTTTGAAGCGGAAGAAACAGGCCATCTTCTACGGGCCGCCAGGCACGGGCAAGACGTTCACTGCGAAGAAAATCGCGGATGAATTGGTGGAGGGTACTGATGGGTTCACTGATATCCTTCAGTTCCATCAGAACTACGAGTATGAGGACTTCATTCAGGGGATCCGACCATCGACGGATGGTAGCGATCTTTCGTATAGCTTGGAGAGCGGCACGTTCCTTGACTTCTGCGAAGAGGCAGGTGAACGGAGCAGTCCCTGTGTCTTGATTATCGACGAAATCAACCGGGCCGACCTCTCTGCTGTGTTTGGTGAGTTGATGTATCTCTTGGAGTATCGGGAGGACGATGTGCAGCTGGCGCAGAGCCAGGTCGATGAGGATGATTCGTACTTGGAGGAGAATGGTTTCGAGATTCCGGATAACGTCTACATCATCGGTACGATGAACACGGCAGACCGTTCCATCGCCTTGGTGGATTTCGCGTTGCGCCGGCGTTTCGCGTTCCTCAAGCTTCCTCCGAACTGGAGTGTATTGAGAGAGAAGTTCTCTGCTTCCGGTGTCGATGTCGACGACTTAGTCAATGTAATGGAATCCGTGAATGGTGATATCAATGATCAAAACTACGAGCTGGGGCACACGTACTTCTTAGAGGCCAGTGACCGGGATGAGGTCCGGAATATCTGGGAGCTGGAAATCGTGCCGTATCTCGAGGAGTTCTTCGTTGACCAGCAGAAGAAAGTAGATAACAACTATACCTGGGACGAAATCACGTCTTCCAGCAGCTTCGATCTATAA
- a CDS encoding McrC family protein: protein MCADWIIEEYDDKYIPQSELSDTDIRYLDEELDSELELEGPSSLNDWNWVIWNDGYVGHIQLPENSSIELKPGIDLDNVFGMLEYAYDLSKFNLAEEGLYDSESVQDFYDKIASIFAQSVNKRRKQGLFRSYQDREEESQRIRGRIDFRKTAQRPWDPKAHVKYREMTSDNEDNQILLYTLNRISRSDVPREDTLEKVRKGVRSLRGSISYREFEPSDCVGRRYNRLNQDYQRMHALARLILDTSGPSHEEGDADMIPYTVYMPDLYELFVARWLNENLPTGYSVDTQKHEDLGDTGLFYRIDVVLNDDRTGETVAVLDTKYREPDNESPDTSEVNQVLGYAKKMETDKAFLVYPAELDNSFPLQLDDVDIHCIKFALEDGLERNGREFLTDLSSVLGRPDLLS, encoded by the coding sequence ATGTGTGCAGATTGGATTATCGAAGAGTACGATGATAAGTACATTCCTCAGTCGGAACTATCTGATACTGATATCCGGTACTTAGATGAAGAGCTTGACTCTGAACTGGAGTTAGAGGGGCCGTCCAGTTTGAATGACTGGAACTGGGTTATATGGAACGATGGATATGTCGGCCACATCCAGCTGCCGGAGAACAGTTCTATCGAATTGAAGCCCGGTATCGACCTGGATAACGTGTTTGGGATGCTGGAGTATGCGTATGATCTAAGCAAGTTTAACCTGGCGGAAGAGGGCCTATATGATTCGGAGTCGGTTCAGGACTTCTACGATAAGATTGCCAGCATCTTTGCCCAGAGTGTGAATAAGAGGCGGAAGCAGGGCTTGTTTCGGTCGTATCAGGATCGAGAGGAAGAGTCACAACGTATCCGGGGACGGATTGATTTCAGGAAGACGGCTCAGAGGCCGTGGGATCCGAAAGCTCATGTGAAGTATCGGGAGATGACTTCTGACAACGAGGATAATCAGATCCTGTTGTACACGTTGAACCGTATCTCTCGTTCTGATGTTCCCCGTGAGGATACGTTGGAGAAGGTTAGAAAGGGTGTCAGGTCGCTTCGAGGCAGTATCAGTTACCGCGAGTTTGAGCCGAGTGACTGTGTGGGTCGCCGGTATAACCGTTTGAATCAGGATTATCAGCGTATGCACGCTTTGGCCCGGTTGATTTTAGATACGAGCGGGCCTTCTCACGAAGAGGGGGATGCGGATATGATTCCGTACACTGTGTATATGCCGGATTTGTACGAGTTGTTCGTTGCGAGGTGGTTAAATGAGAACTTGCCGACCGGGTACAGTGTTGATACTCAGAAGCACGAAGATCTCGGTGATACAGGATTGTTTTATAGGATTGACGTGGTCTTGAATGATGATCGAACCGGTGAGACGGTGGCTGTGCTTGATACGAAGTACAGGGAGCCGGATAACGAGAGTCCGGATACCAGTGAGGTGAATCAGGTGCTGGGGTATGCGAAGAAAATGGAGACAGACAAGGCGTTCCTGGTATACCCGGCTGAGCTAGATAATTCGTTCCCGTTGCAGCTTGATGACGTGGATATTCACTGCATCAAGTTTGCTTTGGAGGATGGTCTGGAGAGAAATGGCCGTGAGTTCTTGACGGATCTTTCCAGTGTTCTTGGCCGTCCAGACTTACTGAGTTAG
- a CDS encoding Cdc6/Cdc18 family protein yields the protein MFDDTSNRSIIRSEQHLTADSPPPEIVGREAEIHNIRDAVRPLTEGKTPDNLLVYGPPGSGKTVCVNHVFNALENETRVKTIRINCWQYRTRPSLLTELLIQLGYPAPRKGKPVDTLLKLIGTWLDKNRSIAVALDEFDRFEDKAEIIYDLHMLSQQSENKLGLILVSNLPPEEFLLDSRSRSRLNCRTLEFQPYTAEELQEILSDRVEKAFEPGAVQPEVIETVAEEVAESGGDCRDAFERLRQAGRRASQENAHKITPQFLIDG from the coding sequence ATGTTCGACGATACATCTAACAGAAGCATCATCCGATCAGAACAACACCTCACCGCTGACTCACCTCCCCCAGAAATAGTGGGCCGAGAAGCTGAGATTCATAATATTCGGGATGCGGTCCGCCCACTCACAGAAGGGAAGACTCCGGACAACCTTCTCGTATATGGCCCGCCAGGCAGCGGGAAAACCGTCTGCGTCAACCACGTCTTCAATGCGCTCGAAAATGAGACGAGAGTGAAAACCATCCGGATCAACTGCTGGCAGTACAGAACCCGGCCCTCCCTCCTGACAGAACTACTGATCCAATTAGGATACCCAGCTCCCAGGAAGGGAAAGCCGGTCGACACACTCCTCAAACTGATCGGCACCTGGCTCGACAAGAACCGAAGTATTGCGGTTGCACTCGATGAATTCGACCGTTTCGAAGACAAGGCCGAGATTATCTACGACCTCCATATGTTGAGCCAGCAGTCAGAGAACAAGCTCGGCCTCATACTGGTCTCAAACCTCCCACCCGAAGAATTTCTCCTCGATTCACGGAGCAGAAGCCGGTTGAACTGCCGGACTCTCGAGTTTCAGCCTTACACAGCTGAGGAACTACAGGAAATCCTCAGTGACCGAGTCGAGAAAGCGTTCGAGCCCGGAGCCGTCCAACCCGAGGTCATAGAAACGGTTGCTGAAGAAGTAGCCGAATCAGGCGGCGACTGCCGAGATGCATTTGAACGCCTCCGCCAAGCAGGCCGTCGAGCATCCCAAGAAAACGCCCACAAGATAACACCACAGTTCCTGATCGACGGGTGA
- a CDS encoding Cdc6/Cdc18 family protein has protein sequence MSDLIDTRTPLELSHLPAQFVGREAEQDTLTDAFGVEGESRLQDFHVYGSRGTGKTHLLQRFLTTFPPTFTTCYLSGIHQDTQYKALERLYQHLTGTALGTGHHVADIQRKVKEQVTLPTVVVVDEVDFLLLNDGDDLLYYLTRLENTAVITISAYRRSIEEPLDDRTYSSFHPQHLTLNGYTSNDARQILADRARKALHPQSLQRAALTYITATTQNISIGITWLREAAETAEDRITRDLVQDVELTAYHEYVKTLLNEFTTHHRRLYNTIARLEQEQDPPLTTGTVYKEYSRRCETAGVAPLSERRISDFLTHLELLDLIEATYYRGGRKGKTREIKLVDWNNRPDSEETG, from the coding sequence ATGTCCGATCTTATCGATACGCGAACGCCTCTAGAACTCTCGCATCTCCCGGCACAGTTTGTAGGACGGGAGGCTGAGCAGGATACTCTCACTGATGCCTTCGGCGTTGAGGGGGAAAGCCGTCTCCAAGATTTCCATGTCTATGGGTCGCGTGGTACGGGAAAGACACATCTCCTTCAGCGGTTCTTGACGACGTTTCCGCCGACGTTCACAACCTGCTACCTCTCTGGAATCCATCAAGATACACAGTACAAGGCCTTGGAACGTCTCTACCAGCATTTAACAGGTACTGCGCTCGGTACGGGCCACCATGTCGCCGATATCCAGCGGAAAGTCAAGGAACAGGTAACTCTACCGACTGTGGTCGTGGTCGATGAAGTCGACTTTCTCCTATTGAATGACGGGGACGACCTCCTCTACTACCTCACCCGTCTTGAGAACACCGCGGTCATCACGATCTCAGCCTACCGGCGATCGATTGAAGAACCGCTTGATGACAGGACGTATAGCTCGTTCCATCCGCAGCATCTAACACTGAACGGATATACATCCAACGACGCCCGTCAGATCCTCGCTGATCGGGCACGGAAAGCACTCCATCCACAGTCATTACAGAGAGCGGCTTTGACGTATATCACAGCGACGACGCAGAACATCTCTATTGGAATCACCTGGCTCCGTGAAGCGGCCGAGACCGCTGAAGACAGAATCACACGTGATCTTGTCCAGGATGTAGAGCTGACAGCGTATCACGAGTACGTGAAAACGCTTCTCAACGAGTTCACTACTCACCACCGCCGGCTGTACAATACCATTGCCCGCCTCGAACAGGAACAGGATCCGCCTCTTACAACTGGAACCGTCTACAAGGAGTATAGCAGACGGTGTGAGACAGCGGGTGTTGCACCGCTCAGTGAACGCCGGATAAGCGATTTCTTGACTCATCTGGAACTACTTGACCTGATCGAGGCCACCTACTACCGTGGGGGACGGAAAGGGAAGACGCGTGAGATTAAACTGGTCGACTGGAACAACCGTCCGGATTCAGAGGAGACTGGTTAA